Genomic DNA from Campylobacter concisus:
TGACCACTTTTTAAAATACGCCTACTAACTCTTCTTGCCCATAGCGAAAGTACTGGCTTTAAGTCCAAACTATCACCAAACTGAGCGTATCCATACTGAGCGATACCAACGCGCACCATATCATCATCGATTTCACTTGCTCTTTCAAGCGCAGCTGAGTTGTGAGAGTGAAAGATCGGTTTTTTTATACCAAACTCATCGCAAAGAGCTAAAATTTTTTCTTTTGCAGCCCTAAAATTTTCCCTTTGCACAAAATAATCAGCATTTAGCTCATCACTTGCGCGAAAATGAGTATAAGCTCCAAGAAGCTCTAAATTCCTTCTTATTAAAATTTCAAACGCATAATCAAGCTCGCTAATATCAAGCCCATTTCTATGCATACCAGTGTCAATTGCAAGATTGATTTTTGAGCCATCTTTTATCTTCAAAAGTGCCTCTGTATCGTTTATCGCATAGATAAATTTACTACTTTCATTTCCGGTTGGGATATGTGAGAGAATGAGAATATTTTCAAATATGTCAGAAATTTCATCTGCCTCAAACTCACTTTTTACAGCACAAATTTCTATGCCAAATTTTTTAGCTTCATTTGCAATAAGCCTT
This window encodes:
- a CDS encoding alanine racemase; the encoded protein is MSEIRLNKASYIHNLTQICAKAGGKEKVIVVLKDNAYGHGARLIANEAKKFGIEICAVKSEFEADEISDIFENILILSHIPTGNESSKFIYAINDTEALLKIKDGSKINLAIDTGMHRNGLDISELDYAFEILIRRNLELLGAYTHFRASDELNADYFVQRENFRAAKEKILALCDEFGIKKPIFHSHNSAALERASEIDDDMVRVGIAQYGYAQFGDSLDLKPVLSLWARRVSRRILKSGQSVGYGAKFSAKEDINVATYDLGYGDGLLRYNGCGELRLANNEPILGKISMDSFSCKDSGELVCVFEDANIWAKFFDTISYDILVKLSPNITRKFI